Sequence from the Streptomyces sp. NBC_00440 genome:
GGCCCGCATGTCCCCACGGCTGCTACGGCGGCTGGAGCCGACGGTGAAGCCGGGGTGCCCCAGCGGGCTCAGCGGACCAGTACGCCCCGTGAATAGATGCAGTCGGCACTCTTTCGGCACTGCTTCGGCACAGCCGCCGTCTAGCGTCGGGACGTACGGCTTCGGCAGCAGCGCCACGCTCGTACACACCCGAACCGGCGAAGCAGCGTCTGACGCGTCGATCCGTGGCAGGCGGGCCCTCAAGTCAGGACCAGTGCATGTCATCAACCGAGATCACGGTGGCGGTACACGGCGGCGACCCCTTGTCCCGGGCCGGCCTCATCAGCCACTTGGCACACCAGGACGGTGTAACGGTGCTCGTGCAGACCGGCTCCACCCCGGAGCAGCGCCCCGAGGACGTAGCCGTGGCCCTCCTGAACCAGATGGACGCGACGGCCTCCAAACAGCTGCGCAAGCTGGTCGTGGACCGCAAGCAGCGGGTCGTCCTCGTGGTGGACGAACTGGACGAGGCCCAGCTGGAGATGGTGCTGGAAGCCGGGGTGCCCGCCATCGTGTGGCGCCACCAGGCGACTGCCGAGCGGCTGGTCAAGGCCATCCGGGCGGTGGGCAGGGGCGAGGGCGAGGTGCCCGGCGACCTGCTGCGCAGGCTTCTCGTCCAACTGGGGCGCACGCGCCGCGGTTCGGGTTCGGGACCCGGTCCCACCGTCAGCCCGACCGCCCGGGAGATCGCCGTCCTGAAGCTCGTGGCGAAGGGGATGGAGACCAGGGAGATCGCGGCGCACCTCTGCTACTCCGAGCGCACCGTCAAAGGCGTCCTGCACGACGTCATGGTCCGACTTCACCTGAAGAACCGGGCGCACGCTGTCGCCTTCGCCATGCGCGAGGGGTATCTCTAGAGCGGTGACAGCGGTGACAGCGGTGACAGCGGTGACAGCGGTGACAGCGGTGACAGCGGTGACAGCGGCGGCCTGCGGGGCCCGGGGGACGGACGCGTCAGCCCGGCCGCCCGCACAGCTTGTCGCGGAGCTGCTCCGCGTCGGGGTGGCCGAGCCGGGTCAGGATCGTCAGCGCCCTCTCCCACGCCTCGGCCGCGCCGGACCCGTTGCCCTGGGCGTCGAGGGCGTCGCCGATATGGATCAGTGTGCCGGCCTGCAACGAGAGGTCGTTGACGCTCTCGTACGTGTGCAGGGCGCGCCGGAAGCTGTCGAGGGCGTCGGAGAACCGGCCCAGACCGTGCTGGGCGAACCCCAGGCTGTCCCAGGCCGCGGCTTCCCCGTTCATGTCGCCGATGCGGTGGTGCATGGTGATCGCCCGCCTGCACAGCAGGAGGGAGAGGTCGTGCCGGCCAAGGAGGCTGTACGTCCGTCCGGTCTCGTTGAAGACGCTGGCCTGGCCGCTGAGATGGCGGGTCGAGCGGTAGAGGGCGAGCGCCTGCTGATAGTGGTGCAGGGCGAGGTCGTGGTCGTCGCCGGCGTTGGCGCGGAGGGCGAGAAGACGGTGCGTGCGGGCCCGTCCGTCGTCCTCGCCCAGCTCCGTGAAGAGGGCGAGCGCCCGTCTCAGATGGAGTTGTGCCTCCTCCTCACCGGCGAGTCGTGCGTGGCCGAGACCGAGCGCGCAGTGGGCGTGGGCCTGACCGAGCCGGTCGCCGGTCCGTTCGGCCACGTCCAGCGCGATCCGCTGGATGCCGAGCTGGTCCTGCCGGCGCCCCCGCCGGTCGAGGTAGAGGTCGAGGGTCTGGGCCAGCTGCCAGGTGTGGAGCGGCAGGTCACCGCAGGCCGTCTGCTCCACCAGGAGCAGCAGCACGGGCAGCTCGGTGTCGAGCCAGGCGGCGGCCCGCTCCCGCTGCCCGATCGGTTCCAGCGTGGTGCCGGGCTGCGGCGGAGCCAGGTCGATGTGTTCGATCCGGTGCGGGTCGAGGGTCGTCGCGGCGGAGCGGGCGGAGTGCAGGTAGAAGTCGGCCATCCGGCGGCGTGCGGCGTGCCGGGCCGTCGCGTCGTCGCCGCGGGAGAGCTCGTCGGCGTAGGCGTGGACCAGGTCATGGAATCCGTAGCGGTGCGTTGCTGACCCGTTCAGCAGGTGCGCCCGGACCAGCTCAGCGAGCAGCTCCCCGGTCTTCCCGACCGGCAGACCGGCCAGATTCGCCGCCGCCAGCACGGAGAACGAGGGACCGGGGTGGACCGGGAGCAGCCGGAAGAGCTGTGCCGCCTCGGCGCTGAGGTTGTCGCAGGACCAGGAGAAGACCGAGCGGATGTCGGTTCTGGGGTCGGCGTCGGTGAGGGCGTCGAGGTTGATGCGGCGGCCGCCCAGCTCGGCAGCCACGGACGCCAGGGGGAGACCGGGGCGGGTGGCGGCGCGTGCGGCCACCACGGCCAGGGCCAGGGGGAGACTGCCGCACAGCCGGATGATCGTGTCCGTGGCCTGCGGCTCGTCCATGACGCGGCGCCCGCCGAGCCGCCGTACCAGCGCCTCCCTGGCCTCGTCCGCGGAGAGCGGGCCGAGGACGAGGGGATGGGCGCCCTCGGTGGCGACGAGACTCTGGAGGAAGCTCCGGCTCGTCACGATGACCAGGCTGTCGGACCCGCCCGGCAGCAGAGGGCGCACATGCTGCGGGGAACGGGCGTTGTCCAGGACGATCAGTATGCGCCGCT
This genomic interval carries:
- a CDS encoding helix-turn-helix transcriptional regulator, whose amino-acid sequence is MSSTEITVAVHGGDPLSRAGLISHLAHQDGVTVLVQTGSTPEQRPEDVAVALLNQMDATASKQLRKLVVDRKQRVVLVVDELDEAQLEMVLEAGVPAIVWRHQATAERLVKAIRAVGRGEGEVPGDLLRRLLVQLGRTRRGSGSGPGPTVSPTAREIAVLKLVAKGMETREIAAHLCYSERTVKGVLHDVMVRLHLKNRAHAVAFAMREGYL
- a CDS encoding AfsR/SARP family transcriptional regulator, translated to MRFELLGPLRAWRDSNELELGPPKQRALLALLLVRAGRPVDMPEIVDALWGEQPPKSATNVVHRHVGGLRKTLAGDPPNGGTGSEILRSSTTYRLPVDASSLDLLRFRELTANARQAYAGGAPEAAVELLVQALALRSGQVATGIPAGVQALPAFAAVDREYLDAVTTAADIALEADAAGRLRIPLQQAAEQNPLEEELQARLISVLARTGRQAEALELYRQVRRRLADQLGIDPGPALRQAHAQVLRGRTGPGARTSARVPGARTGPLVDSARRDRLRVSMSAPAARPTPVPVVRPRQLPALTGGFTGRQPEIDSVLALVPDVPGAGRPASVVISAISGMAGVGKTSLALHVAHRIAHRYPDGQLYVDLRGFAPADLVSTAGEALRSFLHALGVPAWRVPVGVDEQTALYRSLLAERRILIVLDNARSPQHVRPLLPGGSDSLVIVTSRSFLQSLVATEGAHPLVLGPLSADEAREALVRRLGGRRVMDEPQATDTIIRLCGSLPLALAVVAARAATRPGLPLASVAAELGGRRINLDALTDADPRTDIRSVFSWSCDNLSAEAAQLFRLLPVHPGPSFSVLAAANLAGLPVGKTGELLAELVRAHLLNGSATHRYGFHDLVHAYADELSRGDDATARHAARRRMADFYLHSARSAATTLDPHRIEHIDLAPPQPGTTLEPIGQRERAAAWLDTELPVLLLLVEQTACGDLPLHTWQLAQTLDLYLDRRGRRQDQLGIQRIALDVAERTGDRLGQAHAHCALGLGHARLAGEEEAQLHLRRALALFTELGEDDGRARTHRLLALRANAGDDHDLALHHYQQALALYRSTRHLSGQASVFNETGRTYSLLGRHDLSLLLCRRAITMHHRIGDMNGEAAAWDSLGFAQHGLGRFSDALDSFRRALHTYESVNDLSLQAGTLIHIGDALDAQGNGSGAAEAWERALTILTRLGHPDAEQLRDKLCGRPG